Genomic segment of Aliarcobacter trophiarum LMG 25534:
AGAGCAAATAAGTATTTAAAACCAAACCAAGTTTTAGATGTTGCAGTTGCTTGTGCTGAGATTTTTAGAGATCATGGAAATAGAGATAACAGAAATAAAGCAAGAGTTAGACATTTGTTAAATGATTGGGGAATTGAAAAATTTGTAGAGACAATAGAACAAGCCATTGGATATAAGCTTCAAGATGGATTTATTGCTCCTGTTGTTGCCTCTTTTGAAAATAGAAACCATTTTGGGATAAATAAGCAAAAACAAGCAGGCTTTTCTTATGTAGGATTTGCAACAAATTCAGGAAGAGTTGCTGGAGAGGATTTTGTAAAGTTTTATGAAATTTGTAAAAAGTATGGTGCAGGTGGAGTAGCACTTACGGGAACTCAAAACTTTATAGTATATGATGTAAAGGATGAGGTAGTTCAAAACTTAACAGATGAGTTTGAAGATTTAGGTTATCCCTCTTCTCCAAACCCTTTTAGGGCAAGATTACAATCATGTACTGGAAAAGAGTTTTGTAAATTTGGAATAACTGAAACAAAAGAGTTTGCAAAAAGAGTTGTTGTTGAGCTTGAAAATAGATTCCCAGATTTTAAAGAGGATGTAACTATTGCTATTTCAGGTTGTGGAAATACTTGCTCTCATCCACAAATTGCTGATATTGGATTTGTTGGAGCTATGATTAGGCATGAAGGTGAAAGAGTTGAAGGCTATGATGTTCTTATGGGTGGGAATTTAGAAGGTACAAGCAAAAGTCGAATTGCTAGAAAGATTGGAGTAAAAGTTCCATCTACAGGTGTTATTGATTATATTGAAAAACTTATAAATGATTATAGAACAGATAGTTTAGGGCAGACAAGATTTAAAGATTATTTGGCAAATTTAGAGCCAGTTGGAGTTGTTGAAGATAGTGAATAAATTATATTAAGGAGAGTTTTTTTAACTCTTCTTTTTAAAATAGATTAATTATACTTTTATCTGAAATTCTATCTAATCTTGTTGGAGCTGTTCTATTGTCATTTTCTATCTCTTTATTAAATTTAGAGATAGTAGCTTTTGTGTTTGCTAAAAATATAGGTTTTTCTTTTGGATCAAGACCTTCAAATTTTGGTTTTTGTAAAACAGACATAGCATCTATTGCTACATTATTTTTATACATTCCTAAGTGTAAATGTGGTCCTGAACTAAGCCCAGTTGAACCAACATATCCAATGTGAGTCCCTTTCTTTATCATTTGCCCCTGCCTTAAACCTTTGGCAAATCCATTTTGATGTGCATATAGGGTTTTGTATCCATTTTGGTGATTTATTATAATAGTTTTTCCATAACCACTTTGAGTTCCTACAAACTCAATTTTTCCATCAGCTGCTGCATAGATATTTCTCCCTGTAGGAGCGGCAAAATCTGTACCTAAATGAGCTCTATACCTTTTTAAAACAGGATGGTATCTTTTATTTGTGAATGGGCTTGAAATTCTAGTATATGTTAAAGGTATCTGAAAAAGATAAGTTTTTGTAAAACCAACACCATTTTCATCATAATATTTATCATCTTTATTATTTCTAAATCTATAAAATGGTTTCCCATTTATTTGAATCATAGCAGCATTTATTTCAGGCATACCGTGAAGTTTTCCCATATAAGTTTTTTGATTATACTCTATAGCTATAAAATCACCTTTTTTCATCTTTTTGAAATCGGCACTTGAGTTGCTAAAAAGAGAGTTCAAAAGAGCTGCTATTGTAACATCTCCTGTCGCTTTTAAGATATCATTTGATATAGATTCAGTAATAGGAATTGCAATTAGTTCAGAGGTTTCATTGTAGTTAATAGGTAGGGTTTGAAATTTGTAACTATCTGAGCTATCTTTATATATATGTATTTGAATATCGAGCGATACAGGAATTAAAGCTTGAGTTAAACTTCCATCATCTTCTGTGTAAGAGAAAAATCTATTTCCAGATTGAATTTCGCTGCAAAGCTCTTGATCTTCTTTATCTAAGTCATAATATAATTTTAGTGGGATTTTATTTTTTTCTAAAAATGTTAAAAAGCTTTCTCCTTTTTGCCAAGAAAGTTCTTCAATTTGAGCTGAAAATAATATATTAGATAAAATGCAAATAAGTAAAATAATTTTTTTCAAAATAATCCCTTTTTATTAAAAAATTAGGACAACTATTATACAATCCCAAAACTTAAAAAAGAAAATGGAGTATAAATTGTTAAAGTTTATTGTTTTAGTCTTTTTATCTGTAAATCTTTTTTCTAAAGATTTTTTAGAGTTATATAGAACTCAAGGGATAAATGCAGTAGAAAAAGAGCTCGAAAAGAGTTTAAGAGATGTCAATTCATGGAAAAAATACCTCGAAAATAAAAATGTAGATTATGGTTTTTATGAAACAAAAGAGTATGTTATTGTTGCACAAAAGAATAACAAAGAGATGAGTTTATTTGCAAAAAATGGAGATGACTTTAAAAAAATCTCAAAAGATAATATGATTATTGGAGAAAATACTGGGGATAAGTTTTTAGAAGGAGATAAAAAGACTCCTGAAGGCTCTTATGATTTAACACAAAAAAGAACAGGACTTGACCAATTTTATGGACCTCTAGCACTTGTAACTTCATATCCAAATAATTTTGATCAAAGTTTAAACAAAAAAGGACATGGTATTTGGATACATGGGATGCCTTTAAATGGAGATAGAGAGAAGTTTACACAAGGCTGTTTAGCCATAAATAATGATAGTTTAAAAAGTTTAGAGAAAAACATTGATTATAAAAAAACAGTATTGATAACTAGCCATGATGAGTTTAAAAAAGCAAAAAAAGATGATATAGCTCTTATTTTAAGCTCAATTTACAAATGGAAAGAGGCTTGGAAAGTATCAAATTTAAATGAGTATCTATCTTACTACTCTAAAGATTTTAAAAGATCAGATAGAAGCGATTTTAATACTTTTTCAAATCAAAAAAAGCAAGTATTTGCTAAAAATGAGAATAAAATAATAAATCTTTATAATATGGATATAAGTCCATACCCAAACTCTTTAGGAAAGAAAATGTATAGAGCTGTTATGGATGAAGAGTATATAAGTCCATCTGTAAAATTTGTTGGGAAAAAAGAGCTTTTTATTGAAGTAGCAAATAATAAAGTTTTAATTCTTGCAGAAGATTAAAACCTTTTTTAACTCTTTTTAGATACAATCGCCCTAAAATTATGAAAATTTTAAGGCGATAAAATGCAAAAAAAAGATCTTACAAATGAAGAGATAGCTTTAGCTCACTCTTTAACAAAAGAAGAGTACGAACATATTAAGAAAATCTTACAAAGAGAACCAAACTATGTAGAAATTGGTATCTTCTCTGCTATGTGGAGCGAACACTGCTCTTATAAATCAAGTAAAAAATATTTAAGTGGTTTTCCTACAAAAGCTCCTTGGGTTATTCAAGGTCCTGGTGAAAATGCTGGTGTTATTGATATTGGAGATGGTTATGCAGCTGTATTTAAAATGGAGTCTCATAATCATCCAAGCTTTATAGAACCTTACCAAGGTGCAGCAACTGGTGTTGGTGGAATTATGAGGGATGTATTTACAATGGGTGCAAGACCAATTGCTAGTATGAACTCTATTAGATTTGCTTCGATTGAAGGTAATAGTGAAACTGCGAAAAAACATAGATACCTTTTAAAAGGCGTTGTTGCTGGAATTGGAGGATATGGAAACTGTATGGGAGTTCCTACTATTGGTGGAGAGACTAGTTTTGAAGAGTGTTATGCTGGTAATAATCTTATAAATGCATTTACTTTAGGATTAGCAAAGGCTGATGAGATTTTTTATGGTCGTGCTGAAGGAATTGGAAATCCAGTTATTTATGTTGGAAGTAAAACAGGTCGAGATGGACTTGGAGGTGCAGTTATGTCAAGTGCATCTTTTACAGAAGATAGTGAGAGTAAAAGACCAACGGTTCAAGTAGGAGATCCCTTTACAGAAAAATTACTTCTTGAAGCTTGTTTAGAACTATTTAAAGCAGATTTAATTGTTGGTATTCAAGATATGGGTGCTGCTGGACTTACTTCAAGTTCATTTGAGATGGCAGGAAGAAGTGGAAGTGGAATGGTTATGCATCTTGATAGAGTTCCAGCAAGAGAAGAGGGGATGACTCCTTATGATTTTATGTTAAGTGAGTCTCAAGAGAGAATGTTAATTTGTGCAAAAAAAGGTTGTGAACAACAAATAATTGATATTTTCCAAAAATGGGAGCTAGATGTTGCTGTTATTGGAGAGGTTACAAGTAGTGGAAATATGGAACTATTCTGGCATGGTGAAAAAGTGGCAGAAGTTCCTGTTCAACCTGTAAGCGAAGAAGCACCAGTATTAGATAGACCAATAAAGGAACCAGAGTATTTAAAAACAATAAAAGATGTAACATTAGATAAACAAATCTCAAATCAAATAGCTTTTGATGAGTTGTTTTCTGATATGGAAGTTGTAGATAAATCTTGGATATATACTCAATTTGACTCAATGGTTCAAACAAATACTATAAAAGGTCCTGGAAGTTTGGATTGTTCAACTATAAGAGTAAAAGAGACTGGAAAAGCTTTAAGTATGAGTGCAGATTGTAATACTAGATTTTGTTATATAAACCCACAATTAGGAGCAGCAGCTGCAGTTATGGAGAGTGGTAGAAATGTTGCTATGAGTGGAGCTGTTCCAAAAGCAATAACTGATTGTTTAAATTTTGGAAACCCACAAAATCCTGAGGTTATGTGGCAATTTAAAGAGAGTTGTGAAGGTATAAAAAGTGCTTGTAAAGCTTTAAATACTCCTGTTATTGGTGGAAATGTATCACTTTATAATGAAACAAATGGAGTTAGTGTATTTCCTACACCATCAATTGCAATGGTTGGAATAAATGAAGATGCTAAAAATGTACTTTCTTCAAAAATCCAAAATAGTGGAAATATATTATTTCTTTTAGGAGAAACAAAATCTGAGTTTGGAGGAAGTTTATATCTTAAAAAGCTATATGGAAAAGTTGCTGGAACACATCCTGAGGTAAACTTTGAAAAAGAGTTGGCTCTATGGAATTTGGTTATTGAAGCAAACAAAAAAAGAGTTTTAAAATCTGCAAAAGATATAAATCTTGGTGGAGTTGCTATATCATTAGCAAAAATGGCGACAGTAGCAAATATTGGAGTGGAAGCAAATATCTCATTAAACGAAGATAGAGATGTTTTTAGTGAAAGTTTAAGTAGAGCTATTGTTGAAGTTGAGCCAAAAGATTGTGAAGAGTTTTTAGCATTAGCTTCTAAATATAATATTGAGTGTATAAGTATTGGAAAAACTGGTGGAGATAAATTTATTTTAAATGATATTTATAAAGAGTTAAAAGATTTAAATAAAATCTATTTTAATAGATTTAAAGAGGTAATAGAGCAAGATCAATAAATCTTGCAAAAGCCAAAGCAAACTAGCTTTGGCTTTTTTTTATTTTTAAAAATTTATAGTAAGGAAAAAGATGAAAAAAAGAGCATTGATTAGTGTTAGTGATAAAAGTGGAGTTGTAAATTTTGCAAAGGAACTTGTAAATTTAGGATATGAGATTATTTCAACTGGTGGAACATATAAGATTTTAAAAGATGAAAAAATTGCAGTAATTGAAGCAAATGAGATTACAAAGTTTCCAGAGTGCTTTGAAGGAAGAGTAAAAACTTTAAATCCATATATTCATGGTGGAATATTACATAGAAGAGATAAACAATCACATTTAGATGAAGCAAAAAATTTAGGAGTAGAAT
This window contains:
- a CDS encoding nitrite/sulfite reductase; this encodes MAQLSELELLKASRNPLRVIDDIYKEALEGIPLKDEYIGLLKWYGMYPHINKDNLEDKKYFMQRVKLVDARMNLEQLRVMGEIGQKYAQGLVDFTTRQNVQFHYIEIKDIPAIFDLLNSVNLTSRMASGDGPRPIMTCPVSGIDEGEIYDVEKLLKEVDSYFDKNDDRFCNFPRKYKIGISGCKCHCAAHEIQDVAFTAFKDKNGEVLFDLTIGGGLSKSKQIATRANKYLKPNQVLDVAVACAEIFRDHGNRDNRNKARVRHLLNDWGIEKFVETIEQAIGYKLQDGFIAPVVASFENRNHFGINKQKQAGFSYVGFATNSGRVAGEDFVKFYEICKKYGAGGVALTGTQNFIVYDVKDEVVQNLTDEFEDLGYPSSPNPFRARLQSCTGKEFCKFGITETKEFAKRVVVELENRFPDFKEDVTIAISGCGNTCSHPQIADIGFVGAMIRHEGERVEGYDVLMGGNLEGTSKSRIARKIGVKVPSTGVIDYIEKLINDYRTDSLGQTRFKDYLANLEPVGVVEDSE
- a CDS encoding peptidoglycan DD-metalloendopeptidase family protein encodes the protein MKKIILLICILSNILFSAQIEELSWQKGESFLTFLEKNKIPLKLYYDLDKEDQELCSEIQSGNRFFSYTEDDGSLTQALIPVSLDIQIHIYKDSSDSYKFQTLPINYNETSELIAIPITESISNDILKATGDVTIAALLNSLFSNSSADFKKMKKGDFIAIEYNQKTYMGKLHGMPEINAAMIQINGKPFYRFRNNKDDKYYDENGVGFTKTYLFQIPLTYTRISSPFTNKRYHPVLKRYRAHLGTDFAAPTGRNIYAAADGKIEFVGTQSGYGKTIIINHQNGYKTLYAHQNGFAKGLRQGQMIKKGTHIGYVGSTGLSSGPHLHLGMYKNNVAIDAMSVLQKPKFEGLDPKEKPIFLANTKATISKFNKEIENDNRTAPTRLDRISDKSIINLF
- a CDS encoding L,D-transpeptidase family protein gives rise to the protein MLKFIVLVFLSVNLFSKDFLELYRTQGINAVEKELEKSLRDVNSWKKYLENKNVDYGFYETKEYVIVAQKNNKEMSLFAKNGDDFKKISKDNMIIGENTGDKFLEGDKKTPEGSYDLTQKRTGLDQFYGPLALVTSYPNNFDQSLNKKGHGIWIHGMPLNGDREKFTQGCLAINNDSLKSLEKNIDYKKTVLITSHDEFKKAKKDDIALILSSIYKWKEAWKVSNLNEYLSYYSKDFKRSDRSDFNTFSNQKKQVFAKNENKIINLYNMDISPYPNSLGKKMYRAVMDEEYISPSVKFVGKKELFIEVANNKVLILAED
- the purL gene encoding phosphoribosylformylglycinamidine synthase subunit PurL → MQKKDLTNEEIALAHSLTKEEYEHIKKILQREPNYVEIGIFSAMWSEHCSYKSSKKYLSGFPTKAPWVIQGPGENAGVIDIGDGYAAVFKMESHNHPSFIEPYQGAATGVGGIMRDVFTMGARPIASMNSIRFASIEGNSETAKKHRYLLKGVVAGIGGYGNCMGVPTIGGETSFEECYAGNNLINAFTLGLAKADEIFYGRAEGIGNPVIYVGSKTGRDGLGGAVMSSASFTEDSESKRPTVQVGDPFTEKLLLEACLELFKADLIVGIQDMGAAGLTSSSFEMAGRSGSGMVMHLDRVPAREEGMTPYDFMLSESQERMLICAKKGCEQQIIDIFQKWELDVAVIGEVTSSGNMELFWHGEKVAEVPVQPVSEEAPVLDRPIKEPEYLKTIKDVTLDKQISNQIAFDELFSDMEVVDKSWIYTQFDSMVQTNTIKGPGSLDCSTIRVKETGKALSMSADCNTRFCYINPQLGAAAAVMESGRNVAMSGAVPKAITDCLNFGNPQNPEVMWQFKESCEGIKSACKALNTPVIGGNVSLYNETNGVSVFPTPSIAMVGINEDAKNVLSSKIQNSGNILFLLGETKSEFGGSLYLKKLYGKVAGTHPEVNFEKELALWNLVIEANKKRVLKSAKDINLGGVAISLAKMATVANIGVEANISLNEDRDVFSESLSRAIVEVEPKDCEEFLALASKYNIECISIGKTGGDKFILNDIYKELKDLNKIYFNRFKEVIEQDQ